A portion of the Desulfovibrio intestinalis genome contains these proteins:
- a CDS encoding TerC family protein, whose translation MLDFSWVTHLSAWAGLGTLVLLEVVLGVDNLVFISILVGRLPGDRKRQAFLVGLGLALLMRMALLTVMARLATLTTPLFELGGHGFSARDLILMAGGVFLLLKGTMELHDRLEGHSGRYAGETEHHVGFWQVIFQVVVLDAVFSLDSIITAVGMVEHVSIMMLAVVIAMGIMVMAAGPLLGFMERHPTVIVLCLGFLLMIGLSLLADGLGFHIPKGYMYAAIVFSLLVEMCNQWALRNRRRRFSMRDMRESTARVILNILGGSAPGQGDTQLDAAALAGETKELLFAPEERAMLARVIRLGGRTARFIMVPRQRVNWLDSNADRDTVSRHAAASRLAWLPVLRRDTDEVLGVVHPGDILMREDEHHTEKWELKNFIRPAPTIFEHTPLPVIMEDFRTHPTPLAFVRDEYGSVVGIITPAELLSVLAGQMGDMPAGPEACRRPDGSWVMPGRLTVDLFASWLGISLPKRLDSATLAGFILERLGRIPEKGERLHYQGWELEITRMDKRRIDEVRAVRLLPASGRGKKGK comes from the coding sequence ATGCTGGATTTTTCATGGGTTACGCATCTCTCTGCCTGGGCTGGTCTGGGCACTCTGGTACTGCTGGAAGTTGTGCTTGGGGTGGACAACCTGGTCTTCATTTCCATTCTTGTGGGAAGGCTGCCCGGCGACCGCAAGCGTCAGGCCTTTTTGGTTGGGCTTGGGCTGGCTTTGCTCATGCGTATGGCGCTGCTTACCGTCATGGCCCGTCTGGCCACGCTGACAACACCTCTGTTTGAGCTTGGAGGACACGGCTTTTCAGCGCGTGACCTCATTCTAATGGCGGGGGGTGTCTTTCTGCTGCTCAAGGGCACGATGGAGTTGCATGACCGGCTTGAAGGCCACAGCGGCAGATACGCCGGAGAGACCGAACACCATGTCGGATTTTGGCAGGTAATTTTCCAGGTGGTGGTGCTGGACGCAGTGTTCTCGCTGGACTCCATCATCACGGCAGTGGGTATGGTGGAACATGTTTCCATCATGATGCTGGCGGTGGTTATCGCCATGGGTATTATGGTCATGGCCGCCGGGCCGCTGCTTGGCTTTATGGAGCGTCACCCCACGGTCATTGTGCTGTGTCTGGGATTTTTGCTCATGATCGGCCTGAGTCTGCTGGCCGATGGTCTGGGCTTCCATATTCCCAAGGGCTACATGTACGCGGCCATTGTCTTTTCCCTGTTGGTGGAGATGTGCAATCAGTGGGCGCTGCGCAATCGGCGCAGGCGTTTCAGCATGCGTGACATGCGTGAATCCACAGCCCGCGTGATTCTGAATATTCTGGGAGGCAGTGCACCCGGGCAGGGCGATACCCAACTCGACGCGGCCGCCCTGGCAGGTGAAACCAAAGAACTGTTGTTCGCGCCAGAAGAACGGGCCATGCTTGCCCGTGTTATCCGCCTTGGCGGGCGCACCGCCCGGTTCATCATGGTGCCGCGCCAGCGTGTAAACTGGCTGGACAGTAATGCCGACCGGGATACGGTGAGCCGGCATGCGGCGGCGTCGCGTCTGGCGTGGCTGCCCGTGCTGCGGCGCGATACCGATGAAGTGCTTGGGGTAGTGCACCCCGGCGACATCCTTATGCGTGAGGACGAGCACCACACGGAAAAATGGGAGCTGAAAAACTTCATTCGGCCCGCGCCCACAATCTTTGAGCATACGCCCCTGCCTGTGATTATGGAAGATTTTCGCACGCACCCCACGCCGTTGGCCTTTGTGCGTGATGAATACGGCAGCGTGGTAGGCATAATCACCCCGGCGGAACTTTTGAGCGTGCTGGCCGGGCAGATGGGCGATATGCCCGCCGGGCCGGAAGCCTGTCGCCGTCCTGACGGCAGCTGGGTCATGCCGGGGCGGCTCACAGTGGATCTTTTTGCAAGCTGGCTCGGCATCAGCCTGCCCAAACGTCTCGACAGCGCCACGCTGGCCGGATTCATTCTGGAGAGGCTTGGCCGCATACCTGAAAAGGGCGAACGCCTGCATTATCAGGGATGGGAGCTGGAAATTACCCGTATGGACAAGCGGCGCATCGATGAAGTGCGCGCCGTACGCCTGCTGCCAGCATCCGGCAGGGGTAAGAAGGGCAAATAG
- the tsf gene encoding translation elongation factor Ts — translation MAITAQMVKELREMTGAGMMDCKKALVEVEGDLEKAVDWLRQKGMAKAAKKSGRATSEGLVTVTLSDDGKTVAMASLLCETDFVARGEQFQAMAAQMAKSVLDNAPADAVALEALMGEEVTQLIASVGENMQIGKFARHTKPSDGSVIGQYIHANGKIGVLVFLTCGKAESAAKPEVQELAKNIAMQVAAASPMALDAACLDPAAVEREREVYRQKALEEGKPANIVDKIADGAVKKFQKEVCLMEQPYIRDDKKTINDIVREAGKTIGDEIVVTGFERIQLAAV, via the coding sequence ATGGCTATCACCGCTCAAATGGTAAAAGAACTGCGCGAAATGACTGGCGCGGGCATGATGGATTGCAAAAAAGCTCTGGTGGAAGTGGAAGGCGACCTGGAAAAGGCCGTTGACTGGCTGCGCCAGAAGGGTATGGCCAAGGCCGCCAAAAAATCTGGCCGCGCCACCAGCGAAGGTCTTGTGACCGTGACCCTGAGCGATGACGGCAAGACCGTGGCTATGGCTTCGCTTCTGTGCGAAACCGACTTCGTGGCCCGTGGGGAGCAGTTCCAGGCCATGGCCGCCCAGATGGCCAAAAGCGTGCTGGACAATGCCCCCGCTGACGCTGTGGCCCTTGAAGCCCTTATGGGTGAAGAAGTGACCCAGCTTATCGCCTCTGTGGGCGAAAACATGCAGATTGGCAAGTTTGCCCGCCACACCAAGCCTTCTGATGGCTCCGTGATCGGTCAGTACATCCACGCCAATGGCAAGATCGGCGTGCTGGTGTTCCTGACCTGCGGCAAGGCCGAAAGCGCCGCCAAGCCCGAAGTGCAGGAACTGGCCAAGAATATCGCCATGCAGGTGGCTGCCGCCAGCCCGATGGCTCTTGACGCTGCTTGCCTTGACCCCGCCGCTGTGGAACGTGAACGCGAAGTTTACCGCCAGAAGGCCCTGGAAGAAGGCAAGCCCGCCAACATCGTGGACAAAATTGCTGACGGCGCTGTGAAAAAGTTCCAGAAGGAAGTGTGCCTTATGGAACAGCCTTACATCCGCGACGACAAAAAGACCATCAACGACATCGTGCGTGAAGCTGGCAAGACCATTGGCGACGAAATCGTTGTCACTGGCTTCGAGCGCATCCAGCTTGCTGCCGTATAA
- the rpsB gene encoding 30S ribosomal protein S2, with translation MAYVSMKQMLETGVHFGHQTRRWNPKMRPYIFGARNGIHIIDLQQTVKLFRIAHDKVVDAVAKGGKVLFIGTKRQAQEAVAAEAGRAGQYYVTNRWMGGTLTNFVTIQKSVDRLKKLEVMFADGSINRYQKKEILLLEREMKKLEQTLGGIKNMDRLPQLAFIIDPHREDIAVKECRKLGIPIVAVTDTNCDPDVIDFIIPGNDDAIRAIKLFVAAFAEACMEGEAMSKDHKGEVANAEEAMQKAAATEAVAEAAAAQ, from the coding sequence ATGGCTTATGTCAGCATGAAGCAAATGCTGGAAACCGGCGTGCATTTCGGTCACCAGACCCGCCGCTGGAACCCCAAGATGCGTCCCTACATTTTCGGCGCGCGTAACGGTATCCATATCATCGACCTGCAGCAGACCGTGAAGCTCTTCCGCATTGCCCACGACAAAGTTGTGGACGCTGTGGCCAAGGGCGGCAAGGTTCTCTTTATTGGTACCAAGCGCCAGGCTCAAGAAGCTGTGGCCGCTGAAGCCGGTCGCGCCGGTCAGTACTATGTGACCAACCGTTGGATGGGCGGCACGCTCACCAACTTTGTCACCATTCAGAAGAGCGTTGATCGCCTGAAGAAGCTGGAAGTCATGTTTGCCGACGGCAGCATCAACCGCTACCAGAAGAAAGAAATTCTGCTTCTGGAACGCGAAATGAAGAAGCTGGAACAGACCCTCGGCGGCATCAAGAACATGGATCGTCTGCCCCAGCTTGCCTTCATCATCGACCCGCATCGTGAAGACATCGCCGTCAAGGAATGCCGCAAGCTTGGCATCCCGATTGTGGCCGTGACCGACACCAACTGCGACCCCGATGTCATCGACTTCATCATTCCCGGCAACGATGACGCCATCCGCGCCATCAAGCTTTTTGTGGCCGCTTTCGCTGAAGCCTGCATGGAAGGCGAAGCCATGAGCAAAGACCACAAGGGCGAAGTTGCCAACGCCGAAGAAGCCATGCAAAAGGCTGCTGCTACCGAGGCTGTGGCCGAAGCTGCTGCCGCCCAATAA
- a CDS encoding insulinase family protein has protein sequence MNNTGFTLVTEQHLHEVDGTARLWRHDATGAQLLSINNTDENKCFGVSFRTPPTDSTGVAHILEHSVLCGSDKYPVKEPFVELLKGSLQTFLNAFTFPDKTCYPVASCNLRDFYNLIDVYIDAVFHPRISEDILKQEGWHVDAPSADSPWSYKGVVYNEMKGVYSSPDSVLSEQSQQALFPDTLYSLDSGGNPERIPDLTYEAFFDFHSNYYHPSNARFFFWGDDPEAERLRLVNKALQGYTARPVDSTVPLQKRLDTPRQIEVPYAASEGEKRALLTVNWLLGERGEVNQALLMEMLEHILEGLPGSPLRKALIASGLGEDTTGCGLETDLRQMYYSTGLKGVAPKDVPQVEILIFETLAQLAEEGIPKAAVEAAVNTVEFAYRENNSGRFPRGLSAMIQSLSTWLYDGDPLAPLAWEAPLEALKARIDAGEPVFEQAIKDWFLNNQHRATVILLPDTELGKTRDEAEKARVDAIQAAATPDERAVMVAETLRLEEVQSAPDSPEALASIPALGLEDLPRQNASIPRSIVELPEVALSHELPTQGIAYTTLLLPLSNVPDHLVPLLPLLSRCLTETGTARRDFTELGALMAAKTGGVGADPVMGTVRESRETLSFLGISGKAVYDKLPDLFGIMHEILLEPLKDTQIIEERLGQMLLEAKARLENALQAAGHAAVSARLRARFTGAGALAERTSGLSYLESVRSMLQRLEKEPQSLLADLEELRSRIVARPGAIFDCTAEASGLAMAETQIRQLLQALPPVRPGAASGIGAAPMSLPAAEAFIAPAQINYVGKAANIYDQGYVYHGSASVILRYLRMGYLWERVRVRGGAYGAFCSLDRLGGTLVCASYRDPNVDATLEAFDGMADFLRGFKPDKAQLTQAIVGAIGDLDSYLLPDAKGAQSLNRWLSNDTDAARGIMREEILTTTEKHFSDFAEVLAEASKTGDICVLGGPKAEAAAKEHGWQSSKLV, from the coding sequence ATGAACAATACTGGCTTTACTCTTGTTACAGAACAACATTTGCATGAAGTGGATGGCACGGCACGGCTGTGGCGGCACGACGCCACTGGCGCGCAACTGCTCTCCATCAATAATACCGACGAAAACAAGTGCTTTGGCGTGAGCTTTCGCACGCCGCCCACCGATTCCACGGGTGTGGCCCATATTCTGGAACATTCCGTGCTCTGCGGCTCTGACAAGTACCCGGTCAAGGAACCCTTTGTGGAACTGCTCAAAGGCTCCCTGCAAACCTTCCTCAACGCCTTCACCTTTCCCGACAAGACCTGCTACCCGGTGGCAAGCTGCAACCTGCGCGATTTTTACAACCTCATCGACGTCTACATAGACGCCGTTTTTCACCCGCGCATCAGCGAAGACATCCTCAAGCAGGAAGGCTGGCATGTAGACGCCCCCAGCGCCGACTCCCCCTGGTCGTACAAGGGCGTTGTTTATAATGAAATGAAGGGCGTCTACTCCTCGCCGGATTCCGTGCTTTCGGAACAGAGCCAGCAGGCCCTTTTCCCCGACACCCTGTACAGCCTTGATTCTGGCGGCAATCCCGAACGCATCCCCGACCTCACCTATGAGGCTTTTTTCGACTTCCACAGCAACTACTACCACCCCAGCAACGCCCGTTTCTTTTTCTGGGGCGACGACCCGGAAGCCGAACGCCTGCGCCTCGTCAACAAAGCGCTGCAAGGCTACACGGCGCGTCCCGTGGATTCCACCGTGCCCCTGCAAAAACGCCTGGACACACCGCGCCAGATCGAAGTGCCCTATGCCGCCTCTGAAGGCGAAAAACGCGCCCTGCTCACGGTCAACTGGCTGCTGGGCGAACGCGGCGAAGTGAACCAGGCCCTGCTTATGGAAATGCTGGAACACATCCTTGAAGGTCTGCCCGGTTCGCCCTTGCGCAAGGCGCTCATCGCCTCCGGCCTTGGCGAAGATACCACGGGCTGCGGGCTGGAAACCGACCTGCGCCAGATGTACTACTCCACCGGGCTCAAGGGCGTGGCCCCCAAGGATGTCCCTCAGGTCGAAATACTTATTTTTGAAACGCTGGCCCAGCTTGCCGAAGAAGGTATTCCCAAGGCCGCCGTGGAAGCCGCCGTCAACACGGTGGAATTCGCCTACCGCGAAAACAATTCCGGCCGCTTTCCGCGCGGCCTTTCGGCCATGATCCAGTCGTTGTCCACATGGCTGTACGACGGCGACCCGTTGGCTCCGCTTGCCTGGGAAGCTCCGCTTGAGGCCCTCAAGGCGCGTATTGACGCTGGCGAACCCGTATTTGAACAAGCCATTAAGGACTGGTTCCTGAACAACCAGCACCGCGCCACAGTGATTCTGCTGCCCGATACCGAACTGGGCAAGACCCGCGACGAGGCTGAAAAAGCCCGTGTGGACGCGATACAGGCAGCCGCAACGCCGGACGAACGCGCGGTTATGGTGGCCGAAACCCTGCGGCTTGAAGAAGTGCAGAGCGCGCCCGACAGCCCCGAGGCTCTGGCCAGCATTCCCGCCCTGGGCCTGGAAGACCTGCCCCGTCAAAATGCCTCCATTCCACGCAGCATAGTGGAACTGCCCGAAGTGGCCCTGAGCCACGAACTGCCCACACAGGGCATTGCCTACACAACGCTGTTGCTGCCCCTGAGCAATGTGCCGGACCACCTTGTGCCCCTGCTGCCGCTGCTTTCCCGCTGCCTGACAGAAACGGGCACGGCGCGGCGCGACTTTACGGAACTTGGCGCACTTATGGCGGCCAAAACCGGCGGCGTGGGAGCCGATCCCGTGATGGGCACCGTGCGCGAAAGCCGCGAAACCCTGAGTTTCCTCGGCATTTCCGGCAAGGCCGTATACGACAAGCTGCCCGACCTTTTTGGCATCATGCATGAAATCCTGCTGGAACCCCTCAAGGACACACAGATTATTGAAGAGCGCCTGGGCCAGATGCTTCTGGAAGCCAAGGCCCGTTTGGAAAATGCGCTTCAGGCGGCGGGACACGCTGCGGTAAGCGCCCGCCTGCGGGCTCGTTTCACGGGTGCGGGGGCTCTGGCTGAACGCACCTCTGGCCTGAGTTATCTTGAAAGCGTGCGGTCCATGCTCCAGCGCCTTGAAAAGGAGCCGCAAAGCCTTTTGGCCGACCTTGAGGAACTGCGTTCCCGCATCGTGGCCCGCCCCGGAGCTATTTTTGACTGCACCGCCGAGGCCTCTGGCCTTGCGATGGCTGAAACCCAGATACGCCAGCTGCTGCAGGCCCTGCCCCCGGTACGCCCCGGAGCAGCCAGCGGCATAGGCGCGGCCCCGATGAGCCTGCCAGCAGCCGAAGCCTTTATTGCCCCGGCCCAGATCAACTATGTGGGCAAGGCCGCCAACATCTACGATCAGGGCTATGTGTACCACGGCTCTGCCAGCGTTATCCTGCGCTACCTGCGCATGGGCTATCTGTGGGAGCGCGTGCGCGTGCGCGGCGGCGCTTACGGCGCGTTCTGCAGCCTGGACCGCTTGGGCGGCACCCTTGTTTGCGCCTCCTACCGCGACCCCAACGTGGATGCCACACTTGAAGCCTTTGACGGCATGGCCGACTTTTTGCGCGGCTTCAAGCCTGACAAGGCCCAGCTGACCCAGGCCATAGTTGGAGCCATTGGCGATCTGGACAGCTATTTGCTGCCCGACGCCAAGGGTGCACAATCCCTGAATCGCTGGCTCAGCAACGATACGGACGCCGCCCGCGGCATCATGCGTGAAGAAATACTCACCACCACTGAAAAACACTTTAGCGATTTCGCCGAAGTGCTGGCAGAAGCCTCCAAAACCGGAGACATCTGCGTACTGGGCGGCCCCAAGGCCGAAGCTGCCGCCAAGGAACACGGCTGGCAGAGCAGCAAGCTGGTATAA
- a CDS encoding EAL domain-containing protein gives MSASSFGYPLIDLIDRLSAQPVCIAVRRGLIIVLPLVLVGAFMIMLANIPYEPAQLAIDRALGPTWRQVCKNLIDGTFSIASLALLCAIGGVSAAHANQKRQTPYVSPIMMATVTLSCFFVLIAPLKSGIGDTAFSLSSGLLLAMCIALATSSIFLRLSRCSWLHLPVEMAGNDPVARDVFTLIPASIITILFFGLIRAALVALDMANLHELSERILVHPFSKGGDSLGFGVLYSMASQVLWFFGAHGPNMLFAVENDILIPAALTNMNAIASGTAPPFIFTKMFFDAYTRMGGSGCTLALCLAIFLRGKDRGVKKLCLFALLPTLCNVNEPLLFGIPLVLNPVYFIPFILVPAVQTVIAYTATVTGFIPPTSTDIAWTTPALMSGYIVSGSINGPILQAVNLLVGLLIYMPFVVISDAIREKRSKQVMQNLFTAANGGGVSDNRKCLGQPGEVGRLANALAGDLTRALDEPGQIYLVYQPQFNNETGRVTGVEALLRWNHPAYGNIAPPITVALAEDTGNIDRLGRFVLEEACRRRAAWSGFVDADMIMCINVSPVQLQNPKFSGYVWNALSDASLKPGQLELEITESSMIKPESSALEMLRSLHTDGIRVAIDDFGMGYASLRYLRAFPVSTVKIDRSLTEHIDNNINQQIVRSVLELNQSLGISTVVEGVENRKQLNSFTSMGFSTFQGYFFSRPLCAKACLAYINANRG, from the coding sequence ATGTCCGCCAGCTCTTTCGGCTACCCACTCATCGACCTGATCGACAGACTCAGCGCGCAGCCGGTCTGCATCGCCGTCAGGCGTGGGCTGATTATTGTTCTGCCGCTCGTTCTTGTGGGCGCGTTCATGATAATGCTGGCAAACATCCCCTACGAACCCGCCCAACTGGCCATTGACCGCGCGCTTGGCCCCACATGGCGGCAGGTTTGTAAAAATCTCATTGACGGCACATTCTCCATCGCCTCTCTGGCCCTGCTGTGCGCCATAGGCGGAGTAAGCGCCGCACATGCCAATCAGAAAAGGCAGACGCCATACGTCAGCCCAATAATGATGGCCACAGTGACGCTTTCATGCTTTTTCGTGCTAATCGCCCCGCTCAAATCCGGTATTGGCGATACGGCTTTTTCACTAAGCAGCGGCCTGTTGCTTGCCATGTGCATTGCTCTGGCTACCAGCAGTATTTTTCTGCGCCTGTCGCGCTGTTCATGGCTGCACCTGCCTGTGGAAATGGCCGGAAATGACCCGGTGGCCCGCGACGTTTTCACGCTCATCCCCGCGTCCATCATCACTATTCTTTTTTTTGGGCTCATTCGCGCGGCGCTTGTGGCCCTGGACATGGCCAACCTGCACGAACTGTCCGAACGCATTCTTGTCCACCCCTTTTCCAAGGGCGGCGACAGTCTTGGATTTGGCGTGCTCTACAGCATGGCCTCGCAGGTGCTCTGGTTTTTCGGCGCGCACGGGCCCAACATGCTTTTTGCGGTGGAGAACGACATTCTCATTCCCGCCGCACTGACCAATATGAACGCCATTGCCAGCGGCACGGCGCCTCCTTTCATTTTCACCAAAATGTTCTTTGACGCGTATACCCGCATGGGTGGCTCGGGCTGCACACTGGCTTTGTGTCTGGCCATTTTTCTTCGCGGCAAAGACCGCGGCGTCAAAAAGCTGTGCCTGTTCGCCCTGCTGCCCACACTGTGCAACGTCAACGAACCTCTGCTGTTCGGCATCCCCCTTGTGCTGAACCCTGTGTACTTTATTCCCTTTATCCTGGTCCCCGCTGTACAGACGGTCATCGCCTATACGGCCACGGTTACCGGCTTCATTCCCCCAACTTCGACAGACATTGCCTGGACCACGCCCGCGCTCATGAGCGGCTACATTGTCTCGGGTTCAATCAACGGCCCCATACTTCAGGCAGTGAATCTGCTTGTGGGCCTGCTGATCTATATGCCTTTTGTCGTCATTTCCGATGCCATTCGCGAAAAGCGGAGCAAACAGGTCATGCAGAATCTGTTTACAGCAGCCAACGGCGGCGGCGTGTCAGACAACCGCAAGTGCCTGGGGCAACCCGGCGAGGTCGGACGGCTTGCCAATGCTTTGGCAGGAGATCTGACCCGCGCCCTTGATGAACCGGGGCAAATCTATCTGGTGTACCAGCCCCAGTTCAACAACGAGACTGGGCGCGTCACTGGCGTGGAAGCCCTGCTGCGCTGGAACCACCCGGCCTACGGCAACATTGCGCCGCCCATAACGGTGGCTCTGGCGGAAGATACGGGCAACATAGACCGCCTTGGCCGGTTTGTTCTGGAAGAAGCGTGCAGGCGCAGAGCTGCCTGGAGTGGCTTTGTGGACGCTGACATGATTATGTGCATCAACGTCTCGCCCGTGCAGTTGCAGAATCCGAAATTTTCTGGCTATGTGTGGAACGCGCTCAGTGATGCGAGCCTGAAACCCGGGCAGCTTGAACTGGAAATTACCGAGTCTTCAATGATCAAGCCAGAATCAAGCGCTCTGGAAATGCTCAGAAGCCTGCACACCGACGGAATCAGGGTTGCCATTGACGATTTCGGCATGGGGTACGCCTCACTGCGCTACCTGCGGGCCTTTCCCGTCAGCACGGTCAAGATTGACCGCTCCCTGACGGAACACATCGACAACAATATCAACCAGCAGATCGTGCGCAGCGTGCTCGAGTTGAATCAAAGTCTGGGCATCAGCACCGTGGTGGAAGGCGTTGAAAACCGGAAACAGCTCAACTCTTTCACTTCGATGGGTTTTTCTACCTTTCAGGGATATTTTTTCAGCCGCCCCCTGTGCGCCAAAGCTTGCCTTGCGTATATCAACGCCAACCGGGGCTAA
- a CDS encoding DHH family phosphoesterase, which translates to MTTAMLPNAELVAHMKEWRQNLDKDDRWCILINADPDALASAMALRRIILPRVHNADIARVNEVTRPDNLAMIRYLRIPVRAWQPEKAEQYTRFAMVDSQPHHHKAFQGIAFDCIIDHHPLPPNGGCFIPSAPSLCDIRPGLGATSTIMTRYFQALRMRPSPRLATALLYGIRTDTAAFERSGDEDDFRAYQWLSRHADNSLLRRIIRSEYLREWLPLFSRAFRNLTDCRSNGAFAWLNEVNSADLLVAVADFFTRVHDLKWIAVGGIVGKTVIVIFRGDGGRDIGRLADACFYDVGQAGGHRNLGRAEFPLEAVPADMRPGDFVLKRLETRKLRPQSTPNDTAPAQGQPAAKAKPESNGK; encoded by the coding sequence ATGACCACAGCAATGCTGCCCAATGCCGAACTTGTTGCCCACATGAAGGAGTGGCGACAGAATCTGGACAAGGATGACCGCTGGTGCATTCTCATCAACGCGGACCCTGACGCTCTGGCTTCGGCTATGGCCCTCAGGCGTATCATTTTGCCGCGCGTACACAATGCCGATATCGCCCGAGTCAATGAAGTGACCCGGCCCGACAATCTGGCCATGATACGCTACCTGCGCATCCCCGTGCGCGCATGGCAACCCGAAAAGGCCGAACAATATACCCGTTTTGCCATGGTGGATTCGCAACCGCACCACCACAAGGCCTTTCAGGGCATTGCCTTTGACTGCATCATCGACCACCACCCCCTGCCGCCCAATGGGGGCTGCTTTATACCCTCTGCGCCGTCCCTTTGCGACATACGCCCGGGGCTTGGTGCAACTAGCACCATTATGACACGGTATTTTCAGGCGCTGCGCATGCGGCCCAGCCCCAGGCTGGCCACGGCCCTGCTGTACGGCATCCGCACGGATACCGCCGCCTTCGAGCGCTCCGGCGATGAAGACGACTTTCGCGCCTATCAATGGCTTTCGCGCCATGCAGACAACAGCCTGCTGCGCCGTATCATCCGCAGCGAGTATCTGCGTGAATGGCTGCCGCTGTTCTCACGCGCCTTCCGCAACCTTACAGACTGCCGCAGCAACGGAGCTTTTGCATGGCTCAACGAGGTCAACAGTGCCGACCTGCTGGTGGCTGTGGCCGACTTCTTCACGCGGGTGCACGACCTCAAGTGGATTGCAGTTGGCGGCATTGTGGGCAAGACCGTCATTGTTATCTTTCGCGGTGACGGCGGAAGAGACATCGGACGTCTGGCCGATGCCTGTTTTTACGATGTGGGACAGGCCGGAGGCCACCGTAATCTGGGCCGGGCGGAATTTCCCCTTGAAGCCGTACCAGCCGATATGCGCCCCGGCGATTTTGTGCTCAAGCGGCTTGAAACCCGCAAACTGCGCCCTCAAAGCACGCCCAATGACACCGCGCCAGCTCAGGGGCAACCGGCCGCCAAGGCCAAACCAGAAAGTAATGGCAAGTAA
- the cbiR gene encoding cobamide remodeling phosphodiesterase CbiR: protein MPEATTSSSFTAAPATSSNADGHPLAGRIAAPSFVIPANVAQNAHFLSGKVDEVGLCLFEAQGCLDYGPADLPDALARLPLRWHAHLPVDLPWPARLAADNTHPARDAARLALAVLDRIRTLVPHMILQAAVLHPPEGSAAFQRRMLTDFAKHWHGQQQPAPPLLLENVAHSDVICLGDAFLADHGMGLCLDVGHLLGYGQSALLHSALPSQAAMLHWSAPGNSDQHLPLTALTPAQHCTALRLMADAPPTATHMVEIFNWDGLAASLPVLAALANESQ from the coding sequence ATGCCTGAAGCAACAACCTCCTCCTCTTTCACAGCAGCGCCAGCCACATCAAGCAATGCTGACGGGCATCCCCTTGCGGGACGCATCGCCGCTCCATCCTTTGTGATTCCCGCCAATGTCGCTCAAAATGCCCATTTTCTATCGGGCAAGGTGGACGAGGTAGGTCTGTGCCTTTTTGAAGCGCAAGGCTGCCTGGACTATGGCCCCGCAGATCTGCCAGACGCCCTTGCCCGCCTGCCCTTGCGCTGGCACGCCCATCTCCCTGTGGATCTGCCCTGGCCCGCGCGTCTGGCCGCAGACAATACGCATCCGGCCCGTGATGCCGCCCGGCTGGCACTGGCTGTACTGGACAGGATCCGCACCCTTGTTCCGCACATGATCTTGCAGGCGGCTGTTCTGCATCCGCCAGAAGGATCTGCTGCTTTTCAGCGCCGTATGCTGACAGATTTTGCAAAGCACTGGCATGGGCAACAGCAGCCCGCACCGCCCCTTTTACTGGAAAATGTGGCACACAGCGACGTTATTTGCTTGGGAGACGCTTTCCTCGCAGATCACGGCATGGGCCTTTGTCTGGACGTAGGACATCTCCTGGGCTATGGTCAATCTGCTCTGTTGCATTCCGCCCTGCCCAGTCAGGCCGCCATGTTGCATTGGAGCGCTCCGGGCAATAGTGACCAGCATCTGCCGCTTACGGCTCTTACGCCCGCGCAACACTGCACTGCCCTGCGCCTTATGGCTGACGCGCCTCCTACCGCGACCCATATGGTGGAGATTTTCAACTGGGACGGCCTTGCGGCATCACTGCCCGTTTTGGCTGCCCTTGCCAACGAGTCACAGTAA